In Oncorhynchus masou masou isolate Uvic2021 chromosome 31, UVic_Omas_1.1, whole genome shotgun sequence, the sequence CCAAACCCTCATAATTTATTCAACATGGCAAAGGATTCAACAGAATGCTACAGTAGACAAACCATAATAAGTGTAGTTCCATAACACGGTACATACTGgcctcaaaaatataaataaagcaGACATTCTGACTATACTTTAATGGGAAATATTGACATCCCGAATAGTTACTCGCCTCTCTGGATAATGTCTTGCCTACATGAATAGGGCcgagctctctcacacacagtataAGTTGAGGGAGGGGTCAGCatagactgaggctgggactctACTAAGATAAAGCATTCCTTTCTCTAGCAGACAGAATGTGTAGGCTACAAACATAATGTGTGACCATGATCGGTCTGTGTTTGATAGATAAGGGTGTGTGCGTCTATAAATTGACCAAATATAATAGACTCCTTGCTGCTCTCTGGTGGCAGGATTGAGCATGGAGCAGCAGTGACTCACTATGACTTTACTGTATAATGGCAGCCTGTCCGTATGACTCACTACAATAACCTCAAAGCTAAACTATGTATAACGCAATACCTTCTCTCTGTAAGCACTTAACGTCCACTTCTGTGTAATGGAAACGTCTATACGACACTAAAAGTGAGTCTAAAATTGACCCACACTTCATTACAAAGCTGaatctttgttgttttttttgcatccAGTTAGACAATCTCAGGCAAAAAAAAAGTGTAACTGGAATTGTAAGTATTTAAAAATAGCATTTACCTATATTCCTGCAGTGTCTACGTACTCTGATCGCACAGATATCACCAAAGGCGTTTTTCCTAACATACATTAGAGGCCAGGAGAGGTCGGTTGGCAGAATGAGCCTTGCTGGATTAGAGCATGGCCTAATCCTCACCATACGAATAATGCCCCAATTACAACAGTATAATCCAGACTATCACACTGCTCGATTGCCCTCACCCTGCCTGTCTGCTACACACTGGAGCAGGTCTCTCTTCATCTGTAATCTGTTCAAGTGCTGTCCAACCAACCACTATCCCTGCCCTCCCCTCACATCCCCCAGCCATCCCATGTCCCTAGTGAATCAATGACAACACCACCATTCTCCAGTCCACAGAGCTGCTTCTGCCCTAAACCACCCCCTCACACCGCCCATTTAAAACCCACTGTAAACATGGCCACCACAGAGATCTGAGAATGGCCTGGTCTTAAAACTAAAAACCAAATAAGCCAAATCAAATGCCACACATAGCTAGAGTACTCTAATATCAATCTGGTATGGGCTGTCTTCTTCAGGGGATGTTAGCTAATAAGCACACACATTTTTTAACCATACAATCCATTTTATCCAAACCCCAAATAAAATCTCTAATAAGTGTACAATTCTGTCTCAGAAAATCCTCAAATTCCCATAAAAATTTTTTTTCTAGACAATGGTTTCAACCAAAATGTACCTCAGCATGTTCCCACTAAGTGTGTGCTCTATCAATAGTTCCTGTATAGTCCTGATTTTGTGCAAATAGTATGTGTGTAGTAGAGCATATTAAAATGGACCAGGCTAAGTCACATGGTCCTGTATTGACCTACCAACCCCTAACACACCTTACATCCCCTGCCAATCCTCCATAGGACATGTACTACATGAGGAAGACCAGGGGGTTGCACCTTACCGCAACAGTCAGTAAAGAGGTGATTGGCTGGGACTGGTGTGTGTTAACTTAGAACTCATCGTCCGAGCTGAGCAGCAGAGTCTTCTCATTGTCGCGGGTGCTGATGGTGCTGTGTGTGCGGGACACAGGCGGGGCAGAGGGACCCTGTtccagggtggactgctgggtgtacTGCTGGTAGGCTGGGGAGAAGTTATGGATAGCATCCTGGACCATGTCTCCAGGGTTCATTGTCTCCTTCAGGCTGCTGGAGATGCTCTTCATGGGGGCACAGCGACCTGGGAGAAGGGGGATGGAGGAAAGGACAAtatataaaatattttaaaaaggtaAAGTAAGAGTTGTGTAGTAATTGTGAATAATGTGAAACCTAAACAGTGGAAAATCACTTTTGTAAGCTTGCTATAGTGGATGTAAAAACAGCAACAATAACAACCACTGATTTCACAGAAAGCAACATTTCATTCAAAGTAAGACAAAAAAGGAGCACAGCATTGAACATAAGATTGTAAAAAGTAGAAAGAACCATAAAGATGGTGAAGAAACAAAATCAGTGGTAGACCTACCATACTCTCCATATATAGGAACTGGGCCTTGATAACGCAGCATggggaaagagaaagacaaaAGGGACAAGGATATGGAAGGAAGAATAAGACAAACAAAATGACCCAGAGAATACGAAGAGGGATGACCAatgagttttttttaaagaacgaGGAAAAGGAGGTATTCCAAAACCAAAGATGAATGGGAGGAGATAAAGGAAATAAAGATTTGAAAAAGTGCCACAACATAGGAAGTACAGGGGTACGGCGAGGACGAGGACAAAGTGGGAAATGTATGTTGACAAgggaatagagagaaagggagtgtgAGTCAGTGAAAAGAGAAGACGTGATCATATTATCTAGAGAAGTTCTACAAAGATTGTATACCATATGAGTACCATGAGCTGGACCAATGTCGAGTAggtccagttaaataaaggttcaattaaatatttttattaatttgtcaCCACAGTATATAATACAGCTAAAACTCAGTCTCCttaccctgagagagagagtccagccTCTTGTCCATGTAGACCTTGTATGTGAAGGCATGACGCAGGGCCAGGGAGGCAAAGAACATTTCGATGCAGACGATGAAGTTCTGGTAACCGGCGGCAACCGTTCCCTCTCCCACAGACACCTCGGGTGAGTTGATTTTGGGGATGGCCCCACACTTCTCTAGGATGGCCAGCAACATGCCTGATGGTAAATAAACATATGTGGAGAATGactacagtactatagtataATGATATTGACTTGGCATGTAATATGATATGAATGACATTACTCATATTCAAATTGCCTACAGTGCTTCAATAACCTAAAAATGTATATCTGTATTTAgatgtttagtgtgtgtgtgtgtgtgtttatttgtgctTCTCACCCTGCCAGAAAGAGAGGAATATGACAGATTTGACCATGAAAAATTTGAGCAAGGGTCTGTAAGGGCTGAGCAGATCCCGGGTGGAGAAATAGAAGAGGAAGAGGgcgtagagagacaggctgactGAGATGTTGTAGACGATGGACACATACAAGTACCCACTGTTCACACTaggaggacagacagggacaAGACTGTTGATTAGATTTGAGAGTAAACCAACATTAGGACAAATCTGTATCACTGGATTTGCGACCATCTACACAGAAGCACCACATCTTTTTGGTAATCAAAGTCTTTTAATAAAAAAATAGATGTATACATCTTATAAAAATTGTATGAGATATTCAACGATTGCATAACAAGAAGCAGTGGCTTACTTGAAGTCTCCATCACGGTACTTTCCAAAGGCCTGCAGGATGACTGTGACCACGGCCATGAGGGGTTTGATCACACAGAACTGTAGTGTGGCCTGCTTACAGAACCGCAGGAACCCAATGGAGTAACTCCTCCCCCAGAGACAGCACGTACCATACATACAACTGGACCTGGGGACGCAGGAAAACGCTCGTTAAATAcatgttgaacacacacacacagagtggaaGAAGAGACTCACTCGATAGGTTTTCCTCTGATCTCAGCCATGATGGCGCTCTCTCCTCCCAGGTACTCATAACACAGGCTCAGGAAGTTATAGATGACAAACGCTGcacaggagagacacacacagagtcaatAAAGGACCGTTTAAGAAGTCAACTTTTCAGACATATGTTTTACATCTAAATATTgtgtacagtatattaaccacCTAATATGGACATGGAAAAAGATCTAAAACCCAGCACTCTTCCATTACCCCAAGAGACAAGATAAGCCAATGACTGTCATATCAAAGGCAATGGGAAAAAAAGGCAACAAACACCAGACCACCCAGCCACTCGTTGACTTCCTGTGCTGAGTTGTCACAGACCCAAGGGAGGCCTCTACTTCCTGCCCACAGGAGGTGTTGTTCTAACTGGTTGATCAGACCAGACACTCATAGAATTACACTAAACAAAAAATTAtaaaaacatgcaacaatttcaacaatttgactgagttacagatcatataaggaaatcagtcaattaaaataaattcattaggcccgaatctatggatttcacatgactgtgcaggggcgtgaggccagttggacgtggcttatggtagagaaatgaacattacattttctggcaacagccctggtggacattcctacagtcagcacgccaattgcacgctccctcaaaacttgagacatctgtggcattgtgttgtgtgacaactgcacattttttaaagtggccttttattgtccccagcacctgtgtaataaacatgctgtttattcagcttcttgatatgccacacctgtcaggtggatggattgtcatGGAAAAGGAAagttgctcactaacagggatgtaaacacattggtcctcaaaatttgagagaaataagctttttgtgcatatgggaaatttctgggatcttttatttcagctcatgaaaaatgggaccaacactttacatgttaagtttatatttttgttcagtataatcaAGATACTAAAGCTTATAGGATCTCTGTGCATACTGCACAGACCCACTGAGCTATAAATCCTCTGAGTGGCCTGCCAGCACTACTAGCAATGGCATTGACCCATCCATATGATATAACCAGTGACTGAGAAGCAGTGTCTGCCCTCCTTGGGGAGTGATAAATGTCATGTCTTTAGACCAGTCATACTGGAGCAGGTGGCAGTGACTTTGCAGTCTGTGTTCCGGATGTGCACGTTCTGTTctacgcagtgtgtgtgtgtgtctgcagtgtgactgatgggctgtgtcaggtcaatAAAGCAGGAAGGGATTACCAACTCTCACTACACCAGGGGCTCTATGAAACTGTAAAGTCACACAGTGTATTCGCATGCACGCACACCCCCTTCACCAACTCGCTTTATTCTTAAGGAACAACAATAAAAGTAAACACATATGGATGTGCTTTATTCTCACCTTTGACAGACATCCTACAGTATGCATCCAATAGCATGTCTGTGGCCTACAGTACCAggcaaaggtttggacacaccaactcattattccagggtttttcctttatttgtacttttttctacattgtagaataatagtgatgacatcaaaactataaaataacacctatggaatcatgtagtaaccaaaaaaaataaaaatgttaaacaaatcaagatatatttcatatttgagattcttcaaaaagtagccaccctttgccttgatgacagctttgcacactcttggtattctctcaaccagcgtcacctggaatgctttcccaacagccttgaaggagttcccacatgtgctgagcacttgttggctgcttttccttcactttgcggtccaactcatcccaaaccacctcaattgggttgaggtcgggtgattgtggagaccagcactccatcactctccttcttggtcaaatagcccttacacagcctggaggtgtgctgggtcattgtcctgttgaaaaaaaaaaaatgatgtccCACTAGATgtcccaaaccagatgggatggcatatcgctgcagaatgctgtggtagccatgctggttaagtgtgccttgaattctaaataaatcacagacagtgtcaccagcaaagcacccccacaccacctccttcatgcttcactctgggaaccacaaatgcagagatcatccgttcacctactctgcatctcacaaagacatggcagttggaaacGAAACATCTCTCATTTggaatcagaccaaaggacatatttctaccagtctaatgtccattgctaagcaagtctcttcttattgcggtcctttagtagtggtttctttgcagcaatatgaccatgaaggcctgattcaagcagtctcctctgaacagttgatgttgagatgtgtctgttacttgaactctgaagcatttatttgggccacaatttctgaggctggtaactctaaatgaacttatcctctgcagcagaggtaactctgagtcttcctttcctgtggctgtcttcatgagagacagtttcatcatagcgcttgatggtttttgagactgcacttgaagaaactttcaaagttcttgaaatgatCCGTAttgtctgaccttcatgtcttaaagtaatgatggcccgtcatttctctttgcttatttgagttgttcttgccataatatcgacttggtattttaccaaatagggctatcttctgtataccccctaccttgtcacaacacaactgattggctgaaatgaTTTAAGgtggaaagaaattccataaattaacttttaacaaggcacacctgttaatcgaAATGCATTCCaattgactacctcatgaagctggctgagagaatgccaagagagtgcaaagctgtcatcaaggcaaagggtggctactttgaggaatctcaaatataaaatatattttgatttgtttaaaactttgaTTTCATACATGTTAtatcatagttttgttgtcttcactattattctacaatgtagaatatagtaaaaataaagaaaaaccctggaatgagtaggtgtccagacgtttgactgctactgtatgtgtctgtctgtattgcaTCAATGTGACTAGTATGACTGAGATGAAGAAAGGTCCAACCCTGAGGCACTCACTGTATGACTAATACACAATTATACTCTCTATTAACCCCTGAAGGGGGATTCTAAAGTTCTCATTCCCT encodes:
- the LOC135523698 gene encoding transmembrane protein 184B-like isoform X1, translated to MSRLWRRDVPLSERLGVGVGEEYPLRGAPGPPPTMDFPGPNISWFPETPLLTLDQPTFLMTPAAQAVSGFFVWTALLFTCHQIYMHLRYYSSPNEQRHIVRILFIVPIYAFDSWLSLLFFTNEEYYVYFDTVRDCYEAFVIYNFLSLCYEYLGGESAIMAEIRGKPIESSCMYGTCCLWGRSYSIGFLRFCKQATLQFCVIKPLMAVVTVILQAFGKYRDGDFNVNSGYLYVSIVYNISVSLSLYALFLFYFSTRDLLSPYRPLLKFFMVKSVIFLSFWQGMLLAILEKCGAIPKINSPEVSVGEGTVAAGYQNFIVCIEMFFASLALRHAFTYKVYMDKRLDSLSQGPVPIYGEYGRCAPMKSISSSLKETMNPGDMVQDAIHNFSPAYQQYTQQSTLEQGPSAPPVSRTHSTISTRDNEKTLLLSSDDEF
- the LOC135523698 gene encoding transmembrane protein 184B-like isoform X2; this translates as MSRLWRRDVPLSERLGVGVGEEYPLRGAPGPPPTMDFPGPNISWFPETPLLTLDQPTFLMTPAAQAVSGFFVWTALLFTCHQIYMHLRYYSSPNEQRHIVRILFIVPIYAFDSWLSLLFFTNEEYYVYFDTVRDCYEAFVIYNFLSLCYEYLGGESAIMAEIRGKPIESSCMYGTCCLWGRSYSIGFLRFCKQATLQFCVIKPLMAVVTVILQAFGKYRDGDFNVNSGYLYVSIVYNISVSLSLYALFLFYFSTRDLLSPYRPLLKFFMVKSVIFLSFWQGMLLAILEKCGAIPKINSPEVSVGEGTVAAGYQNFIVCIEMFFASLALRHAFTYKVYMDKRLDSLSQGRCAPMKSISSSLKETMNPGDMVQDAIHNFSPAYQQYTQQSTLEQGPSAPPVSRTHSTISTRDNEKTLLLSSDDEF